Proteins from a single region of Desulfolutivibrio sulfoxidireducens:
- a CDS encoding TIGR00282 family metallophosphoesterase, whose protein sequence is MRILCLGDIVGRPGRDAVIAGLFRLRRELEIDVVVANGENASGGLGITVKAASQLLSCGVDVITSGNHVFKHREILPFFETTDRLLRPGNYPPGTPGGGLGVYRLEGTPPFAVMNLLGRTYMDNLDCPFRVADEIIGRIPGDVAVRLLDLHAEATSEKKAMAYYLDGRISALCGTHTHVQTNDAQILPYGTAYITDMGMSGCVHSAIGMDPQAVIRRYVTGMPQRFVLARGPVELQGVLLDIDAGTGKTVHIQTWRHACQG, encoded by the coding sequence ATGCGCATCCTCTGCCTTGGCGACATCGTCGGCCGCCCCGGGCGCGACGCGGTCATCGCCGGCCTTTTTCGCCTGCGCCGGGAACTCGAGATCGACGTGGTGGTCGCCAACGGCGAAAACGCCTCGGGGGGCCTGGGCATCACCGTCAAGGCCGCCTCCCAGCTTCTGTCCTGCGGCGTGGACGTCATCACCTCCGGCAACCACGTTTTCAAACACCGGGAAATACTGCCTTTCTTCGAAACGACGGACCGCCTTCTGCGCCCGGGAAACTATCCGCCCGGCACCCCCGGGGGCGGCCTCGGCGTCTATCGGCTCGAGGGGACCCCCCCTTTTGCCGTCATGAACCTGCTTGGCCGGACCTACATGGATAACCTGGACTGCCCCTTCCGCGTCGCCGACGAGATCATAGGCCGCATCCCGGGCGACGTGGCCGTGCGCCTGCTGGACCTTCACGCCGAGGCCACCTCCGAGAAAAAGGCCATGGCCTACTATCTCGACGGCCGCATAAGCGCCCTGTGCGGAACCCATACCCATGTCCAGACCAACGACGCCCAGATCCTGCCGTACGGCACGGCCTACATCACCGATATGGGCATGAGCGGATGCGTCCATTCGGCCATCGGCATGGACCCCCAGGCGGTCATCCGGCGCTACGTCACCGGCATGCCCCAACGCTTCGTCCTGGCCAGGGGGCCGGTGGAACTGCAGGGCGTCCTGCTCGATATTGACGCCGGGACCGGGAAGACCGTACACATACAGACATGGCGGCATGCCTGCCAGGGATGA
- a CDS encoding SPOR domain-containing protein gives MPRALLPLVLAFAVLTAACGSDPVIHDWQRPHDTYQVGAFTKSQNAEELKDKLGRSGFAARIQTEIQNGVFYLNVLVDIYSPVPGVEEKLERISGTKPILRSKARVDAPAAPAG, from the coding sequence ATGCCCCGCGCACTCTTGCCCCTCGTCCTCGCCTTCGCCGTGCTGACCGCCGCCTGCGGATCGGACCCGGTGATCCATGACTGGCAGCGGCCTCACGACACCTACCAGGTCGGGGCCTTCACCAAGTCCCAAAACGCCGAGGAACTCAAGGACAAGCTCGGAAGAAGCGGCTTTGCCGCGCGTATCCAGACCGAGATTCAAAACGGCGTCTTTTATTTGAACGTGCTCGTGGACATCTACAGCCCGGTCCCCGGCGTGGAGGAAAAGCTCGAGCGCATAAGCGGCACCAAACCCATCCTGCGCTCCAAGGCCCGGGTGGATGCCCCGGCGGCCCCGGCCGGCTGA
- the tyrS gene encoding tyrosine--tRNA ligase — MSRNIFDELSWRGLINQVSDAENLREHLDTPGRTLYCGFDPTAESLHIGNLVPLLGLLRFALAGHKPLFLLGGATGLIGDPSGKDKERVLRDVRTVTAAAEKIKAQAMGFFERMGAGGKVEAVNNLDWTAHLSILDFLRDAGKHFTINYMLAKESVKGRINREETGISYTEFSYMILQAYDFRHLSETRGCSLQIGGGDQFGNITAGLELIRRSRPTPAFALTFPLITTASGAKFGKSEKGAIFLDPALTTPYAFYQYWFNTDDRDVVNYLKYFTLLDQETIDALAIETADNPHLRQAQKRLAQEVTTMIHGPEETQKVLDASQALFGSGDLAAADPATLRAALEAAPTRAYPSLDMVPPLPKLLADLGLCPSNSQARKDLKAGAISINGQRVTAEDHCVAPDDLLGGHTFLVRKGKKNYGVVTLG; from the coding sequence ATGTCCCGGAACATCTTCGACGAACTGTCCTGGCGCGGCCTGATCAACCAGGTTTCCGACGCCGAGAACCTGCGCGAACACCTGGATACCCCCGGCCGCACCCTGTATTGCGGCTTCGACCCCACGGCCGAGAGCCTGCACATCGGCAACCTCGTGCCCCTTCTGGGCCTGTTGCGTTTCGCCCTGGCCGGACATAAGCCCCTTTTTCTGCTCGGCGGGGCCACGGGGCTCATCGGGGACCCAAGCGGCAAGGACAAGGAACGCGTCCTGCGCGACGTCCGGACGGTCACGGCCGCCGCTGAAAAAATCAAGGCCCAGGCCATGGGCTTTTTCGAGCGCATGGGCGCGGGCGGCAAGGTCGAGGCCGTCAACAACCTGGACTGGACCGCGCATCTGAGCATTCTCGATTTCCTGCGCGACGCGGGCAAGCACTTCACGATCAATTACATGTTGGCCAAGGAGTCGGTGAAGGGCCGGATTAATCGCGAGGAGACCGGCATCTCCTACACCGAGTTCAGCTACATGATCCTGCAGGCCTACGATTTCCGGCATCTCTCGGAAACCCGGGGCTGTTCCCTGCAGATCGGCGGCGGCGACCAGTTCGGCAACATCACCGCCGGACTGGAACTGATCCGCCGCTCCCGGCCCACCCCGGCCTTCGCCCTGACCTTTCCGCTGATCACCACCGCCTCGGGCGCGAAATTCGGCAAAAGCGAAAAGGGGGCCATCTTCCTCGACCCGGCCCTGACCACGCCCTACGCCTTTTACCAGTACTGGTTCAACACCGACGATCGCGACGTCGTCAACTACCTCAAATACTTTACCCTGCTGGATCAGGAGACCATCGACGCCCTGGCCATCGAGACCGCCGACAATCCCCACCTGCGACAGGCCCAGAAACGCCTGGCCCAGGAGGTCACCACCATGATCCACGGCCCCGAGGAGACCCAAAAGGTCCTGGACGCCAGCCAGGCCCTTTTCGGCTCGGGCGATCTCGCCGCCGCCGATCCGGCCACCCTGCGCGCCGCCCTGGAGGCCGCGCCCACCCGGGCCTATCCCTCCCTGGATATGGTCCCGCCCCTGCCCAAGCTTTTGGCCGACCTGGGCCTGTGTCCCTCCAACTCCCAGGCTAGAAAGGACCTCAAGGCCGGAGCCATCTCCATAAACGGCCAGCGCGTTACCGCCGAGGACCACTGCGTCGCCCCCGACGACCTCCTCGGCGGCCATACCTTCCTGGTACGCAAGGGAAAGAAGAACTACGGCGTGGTGACATTGGGATAA
- a CDS encoding UbiA-like polyprenyltransferase yields MTSCATVAGRYARLVKIEHSVFALPFAYVGLFLAAEGWPGTWTLVALTVAMVAIRSYAMAVNRLADLPFDRENPRTRGRELVTGEVGVGGAVAFTALCAVVFVLACAGLNALCLALSPVVLVWAGLYSFAKRFTWLCHFLLGSVLGLAPVAGWLAFDPSFSVRAVLFGLGVTFWTAGFDILYACQDVEFDREHDLRSIPACFGIGPALAFSSLAHVNAVIFFALGGWAAGLSWIYFTFFAASAVLLCVEHLILSEEDLSRVNVSFFTINGVVAAGLGLGVIVDVFAG; encoded by the coding sequence ATGACGTCATGTGCCACGGTGGCCGGGCGGTATGCCCGGCTGGTCAAGATCGAGCATTCGGTATTCGCGTTGCCCTTCGCCTATGTGGGCCTTTTTTTGGCCGCCGAGGGATGGCCCGGGACGTGGACGCTGGTGGCGTTGACTGTGGCCATGGTGGCCATCCGGTCCTATGCCATGGCCGTGAACCGTCTGGCCGATCTGCCCTTTGACCGGGAGAATCCCAGGACCCGGGGCCGGGAGCTGGTCACGGGCGAGGTGGGCGTCGGCGGGGCGGTGGCGTTCACGGCCCTGTGCGCCGTGGTTTTTGTTCTGGCCTGCGCGGGCCTGAACGCCCTGTGCCTGGCCCTGTCGCCGGTGGTTCTGGTCTGGGCCGGACTGTACAGCTTTGCCAAGCGGTTTACGTGGCTGTGCCATTTCCTGCTCGGGAGCGTGCTGGGCCTGGCCCCGGTGGCCGGCTGGCTGGCCTTTGATCCGTCGTTTTCCGTGCGCGCCGTACTTTTCGGGCTGGGGGTGACCTTCTGGACAGCTGGATTCGACATCCTTTACGCCTGCCAGGACGTGGAATTCGACAGGGAGCACGACCTGCGCTCCATCCCGGCCTGCTTCGGCATCGGGCCGGCCCTGGCCTTTTCGTCCCTGGCCCACGTCAACGCGGTGATCTTTTTCGCCCTGGGCGGATGGGCGGCCGGGCTTTCGTGGATCTATTTCACCTTTTTCGCGGCCAGCGCGGTGCTGCTTTGTGTGGAGCATCTGATTTTGTCCGAGGAGGACCTTTCCAGGGTCAACGTGTCTTTTTTCACCATTAACGGGGTGGTGGCCGCCGGGCTCGGCCTGGGCGTCATTGTGGACGTGTTCGCGGGCTGA
- a CDS encoding WbuC family cupin fold metalloprotein, which produces MRGVVFERISREATRFGPAPAAMADEDLLERKCRDAAQNPRGREIHRFHTEDEDSLQRMINALTPGSYVRPHRHLDPPKAETFVILRGALAVVVFDDEGRCRDEDLILLKRGRGAYLADIRPGTWHTVFALTPEAAAFEVKSGPYLPGAAKGFAPFSPPEGTPEAEIYLMDLEDRFRSAWGLPPRVWGSKA; this is translated from the coding sequence GTGCGCGGCGTCGTCTTTGAGCGGATTTCCCGGGAGGCCACCCGCTTCGGCCCAGCCCCGGCGGCCATGGCCGACGAGGACCTCCTTGAGCGTAAATGCCGCGACGCGGCGCAAAATCCCCGGGGCCGCGAGATCCATCGGTTTCACACCGAGGACGAGGATTCGCTGCAACGCATGATCAACGCCCTGACCCCGGGCAGCTACGTCCGGCCCCACCGCCATCTGGACCCGCCCAAGGCCGAGACCTTCGTGATCCTGCGCGGGGCCTTGGCCGTGGTGGTCTTTGACGACGAGGGCCGCTGCCGCGACGAGGACCTCATCCTGCTCAAGCGGGGCAGGGGGGCGTATCTGGCCGATATTCGCCCCGGAACCTGGCACACGGTGTTCGCACTGACCCCGGAGGCGGCCGCCTTCGAGGTCAAGTCCGGACCCTATCTGCCGGGTGCGGCCAAGGGCTTCGCCCCTTTCTCACCGCCCGAGGGAACGCCCGAGGCCGAAATCTATCTCATGGACCTGGAGGATCGCTTCCGGTCCGCGTGGGGGCTGCCGCCCAGGGTCTGGGGATCGAAGGCCTGA
- a CDS encoding diguanylate cyclase translates to MEKVLIVEDSKAFARVLIRKIEDELFFDTSWASTYEEATYILEESPERPDFFVALADLHLPDAPEGSVVDYLISKGIPVIVFTGVFNEDHREFIWSKRVVDYVLKETPDSLDYVCSLVKRIYKNKFISILVVDDSATVRRHVRRLLEVHDYSVIEAGDANTALDILSRTPSVRMIITDYLMPGMDGLEFTRLLRRSHHKEDLAIVGISAYAEELLSSRFLKSGANDYLNKPFVSEEFYCRITQNLEMLELVRKLKETSIRDPLTGLYNRRYFFDAGQKFHSCALRDSLTLSAAMIDIDYFKKVNDTFGHKAGDEVLKHVAEGLAGRFRGSDIVARYGGEEFCVLAVNMGREAAVTVFDELRRSIERSRTRVDGKTIPVTVSIGVCCEPGRSLEEMLSRADAALYQAKRSGRNRALVCT, encoded by the coding sequence ATGGAAAAAGTACTCATCGTCGAGGACAGCAAGGCCTTCGCCAGGGTCCTTATCCGCAAGATCGAAGACGAGCTGTTCTTCGACACGAGTTGGGCCTCGACATACGAGGAAGCCACATACATCCTTGAGGAAAGCCCCGAGCGTCCCGACTTTTTCGTGGCCCTGGCGGACCTGCATCTGCCCGACGCCCCGGAGGGAAGCGTCGTCGACTACCTCATCTCCAAAGGCATCCCGGTCATCGTCTTCACCGGGGTCTTCAATGAGGATCACCGCGAGTTCATCTGGTCCAAACGGGTGGTGGACTACGTCCTCAAGGAGACCCCCGACAGCCTGGATTACGTCTGCTCCCTCGTCAAGCGCATTTACAAAAACAAGTTCATAAGCATCCTGGTGGTGGACGACTCGGCCACAGTGCGCCGCCACGTGCGGCGCCTGCTGGAGGTCCACGACTACTCCGTCATCGAGGCCGGGGACGCCAATACGGCCCTGGACATCCTGTCCCGGACCCCTTCCGTGCGCATGATCATCACCGATTACCTCATGCCGGGCATGGACGGATTGGAATTCACCCGGCTTTTGCGCCGCAGCCACCACAAGGAGGACCTGGCCATCGTGGGCATCTCGGCCTACGCCGAGGAGCTTTTGTCCTCGCGCTTCCTCAAGAGCGGGGCCAACGACTACTTGAACAAGCCCTTCGTCAGCGAGGAGTTCTACTGTCGCATCACCCAGAACCTGGAGATGCTCGAACTCGTCCGCAAGCTCAAGGAAACCTCCATCCGGGATCCCTTGACCGGCCTGTACAACCGCCGCTACTTCTTCGACGCCGGGCAGAAATTCCACTCCTGCGCCCTGCGCGACTCCCTGACCCTGTCCGCGGCCATGATCGACATCGACTATTTCAAGAAGGTCAACGACACCTTCGGGCACAAGGCCGGAGACGAGGTCTTGAAACACGTGGCCGAGGGGCTGGCCGGACGGTTCCGGGGGTCGGACATCGTGGCCCGGTACGGAGGGGAGGAATTCTGCGTGCTGGCGGTGAACATGGGCCGGGAGGCGGCGGTCACCGTGTTCGACGAACTGCGGCGCAGCATCGAGCGCTCGCGCACCCGGGTGGACGGCAAGACCATCCCGGTGACCGTGAGCATCGGCGTGTGCTGCGAACCGGGCCGATCCCTGGAGGAGATGCTCTCCCGGGCCGACGCCGCGCTCTACCAGGCCAAACGATCCGGACGCAACCGGGCCCTTGTGTGCACATGA
- a CDS encoding PAS domain-containing sensor histidine kinase codes for MKNPAMRQGLLDMARALAGKTDGDGFGDLAETLLAVVPVRVLLVDAAGRVVYANPAARAGLGAIEGRPCAEVVGPCPDCPLRTGGAMVVGDPGQGRACAPAGGGGVVVCREPAVPHASRRSNWLDDVLEHSPSAIFVLDSAGRLVEVSRAVVDHLGLPAAQIRGRPISDFMPAGEAADFRRDVERVFDSGRPGRRRESVVTAGRMAIAAVTLFPLRDEKGRIDAVCAIASDVTERHAAEEALRYSEEKYRSIFENSAEGIFQFLPDGRVIECNPAMARILGYASPADLMAEEGDILKRIHVQQEARLDFLRVLAKKGRVFDFEAQVYRRDGRRVWVSTNALAVMDQDGKLARVEGAARDITDRKRAEEERMLLVAAVEQAAEGMVIIGRNFKAQYANPAFARILGMGPGKGGDPSDDLQRNVDPFLTDSVRGILALGLKWSGRTRQARRDGSQYVAEVLITPIRDESGKICNHVILVRDVTHETRLEKRLRQAEKLEAIGVLAGGIAHDFNNILTPILLNAEVALADLEPADPMRRPLTDVVDAAGRARDLVKQILAFSRREDRERSLLILNPLVKETVKLVGGMVDGNIAVIADISERNIAIRADPSQIHQVVTNLCMNAAYAMSPGGGTLTIGLEVVENEEAGRRETGPAFVPGGAADVAGGRDRPIPDLPPGRYAGLSVRDTGHGMDRSTVERIFEPFFTTKPPGQGTGMGLAAVHGIVKACGGAVTVNSSPGRGSMFVVFFPLAEAAEARTREPR; via the coding sequence GTGAAGAATCCAGCCATGCGGCAGGGACTTTTGGACATGGCCCGGGCCTTGGCCGGGAAAACGGACGGGGACGGATTCGGGGACCTCGCCGAGACCTTGCTTGCGGTCGTGCCCGTCCGGGTGCTGCTGGTGGACGCGGCGGGACGCGTGGTCTACGCCAATCCGGCCGCCAGGGCAGGACTTGGGGCAATCGAGGGCCGGCCGTGCGCCGAGGTCGTGGGGCCGTGCCCGGACTGCCCACTGCGAACCGGCGGGGCCATGGTCGTGGGCGATCCGGGCCAGGGCCGGGCCTGCGCCCCGGCTGGGGGCGGAGGGGTGGTGGTCTGTCGCGAGCCCGCCGTCCCTCACGCGTCGCGGCGGTCCAACTGGCTGGACGACGTGCTGGAACATTCCCCCTCGGCGATTTTCGTGCTGGATAGCGCCGGCCGTCTCGTGGAGGTCAGCCGGGCGGTGGTCGACCACCTGGGCCTGCCCGCGGCCCAGATCCGGGGCCGGCCGATTTCGGATTTCATGCCGGCCGGGGAGGCGGCGGACTTTCGCCGGGATGTGGAGCGGGTCTTCGACTCGGGCCGCCCCGGCCGCAGGAGGGAGAGCGTGGTGACGGCCGGGCGGATGGCCATCGCCGCGGTGACCCTGTTTCCTCTGCGCGACGAGAAAGGGCGCATCGACGCCGTGTGCGCCATCGCCTCGGACGTCACCGAGCGCCACGCGGCCGAGGAGGCCCTGCGCTACAGCGAGGAGAAATACCGCAGCATCTTCGAGAATTCCGCCGAGGGCATCTTCCAGTTTCTTCCCGACGGCCGGGTCATCGAATGCAATCCGGCCATGGCCCGGATCCTGGGCTACGCCTCGCCCGCCGATCTGATGGCCGAGGAGGGCGACATCCTCAAACGTATCCACGTGCAGCAGGAGGCCCGTCTGGATTTTCTGCGCGTCTTGGCCAAAAAGGGCCGGGTATTCGACTTCGAGGCCCAGGTGTATCGCCGCGACGGCCGCCGCGTCTGGGTCTCCACCAACGCCCTGGCGGTCATGGACCAGGACGGCAAGCTCGCCCGGGTGGAGGGAGCGGCCCGGGACATCACCGACAGGAAGCGCGCCGAGGAGGAACGCATGCTGCTTGTGGCCGCCGTGGAGCAGGCCGCCGAGGGCATGGTCATCATCGGCAGGAATTTCAAGGCCCAGTACGCCAATCCGGCCTTTGCCCGCATCCTGGGCATGGGGCCGGGGAAGGGCGGAGATCCGTCCGACGATTTGCAGCGCAACGTGGACCCGTTTCTGACCGACTCCGTGCGCGGCATCCTGGCCCTGGGCCTCAAATGGTCCGGCCGGACCCGCCAGGCCCGGCGCGACGGCAGCCAGTATGTGGCCGAGGTGCTCATCACCCCCATCCGGGACGAATCCGGGAAGATTTGCAACCATGTGATCCTGGTGCGCGACGTGACCCACGAGACCCGTCTGGAAAAACGTCTGCGCCAGGCCGAAAAGCTCGAGGCCATAGGCGTTTTGGCCGGGGGCATCGCCCATGATTTCAACAATATCCTGACCCCCATCCTGCTCAACGCCGAGGTGGCCCTGGCCGACCTTGAACCCGCCGATCCCATGCGTCGCCCCCTGACCGACGTGGTGGACGCCGCCGGCCGGGCCAGGGATCTGGTGAAGCAGATCCTGGCCTTCTCCCGCCGAGAGGACCGCGAGCGCAGCCTCTTGATCCTCAACCCCCTGGTCAAGGAGACGGTCAAGCTCGTAGGCGGCATGGTGGACGGCAACATCGCCGTGATCGCGGACATCTCCGAACGCAACATCGCCATCCGGGCCGATCCCAGCCAGATCCACCAGGTGGTCACGAACCTGTGCATGAACGCGGCCTACGCCATGAGCCCCGGCGGCGGGACCCTGACGATCGGGCTGGAGGTGGTGGAGAACGAGGAGGCCGGCCGGCGTGAGACGGGCCCGGCCTTTGTTCCGGGCGGGGCGGCGGATGTCGCGGGCGGCCGGGACAGGCCCATCCCGGACCTCCCTCCCGGCCGTTATGCCGGTCTTTCCGTGCGCGACACCGGGCATGGCATGGACCGTTCCACCGTGGAACGCATCTTCGAGCCGTTTTTCACCACCAAGCCCCCGGGCCAGGGTACGGGCATGGGGCTTGCGGCGGTGCACGGCATCGTCAAGGCCTGCGGCGGCGCGGTCACCGTGAACAGTTCCCCGGGCCGGGGCAGCATGTTCGTGGTCTTTTTTCCCCTGGCCGAGGCCGCCGAGGCCCGGACCCGGGAGCCCAGGTAA
- a CDS encoding M15 family metallopeptidase produces the protein MPVPCRIAAVLAACLALAAAALAQEPEVEALTRAGLVEVTSLDPTIRIEMRYATPDNFTGRAVYPSGRCFLAREAAEGLVMVQARLRRQGLGLLLYDCYRPFSAQKLLWELAPDKRFVARPVEEHGRPARGSRHNRGAAVDLTLVDTAGKELPMPTGFDDFSQKAARNYQGGDQTAQANSRLLEAAMVEGGFSPLASEWWHFDGPGWRSRPLLDLPLPPGH, from the coding sequence ATGCCCGTCCCGTGCAGGATCGCCGCTGTATTGGCCGCATGCCTCGCCCTTGCCGCCGCCGCCCTGGCCCAGGAACCAGAGGTCGAGGCCCTGACCCGGGCCGGGCTGGTGGAGGTGACCAGCCTGGACCCGACCATCCGGATCGAGATGCGCTACGCCACGCCGGACAACTTCACCGGCCGGGCGGTCTATCCCTCCGGGCGGTGTTTCCTTGCCCGGGAGGCGGCCGAGGGGCTGGTCATGGTCCAGGCCCGGTTGCGGCGGCAGGGCCTCGGGCTTCTGCTCTACGACTGCTACCGCCCCTTCTCCGCCCAGAAGCTTTTGTGGGAACTGGCCCCGGACAAGCGCTTTGTGGCCCGGCCCGTGGAAGAGCACGGCCGGCCGGCGCGAGGCTCACGACACAACCGGGGCGCGGCCGTGGACCTGACCCTGGTGGACACCGCAGGAAAGGAACTGCCCATGCCCACGGGATTCGACGATTTTTCACAAAAGGCGGCCCGGAATTACCAGGGAGGCGACCAGACGGCCCAGGCCAACAGCCGGCTCCTGGAGGCGGCCATGGTCGAGGGGGGGTTTTCGCCGCTGGCCTCGGAGTGGTGGCACTTTGACGGCCCGGGCTGGAGATCCCGCCCCCTGCTGGATCTGCCCCTGCCGCCGGGGCACTGA
- the tpx gene encoding thiol peroxidase codes for MPEKHGVVTFQGNPLTLLGDLPAVGAKAPEFTVLTNDVSPVGLADFTEKVLVVVSVPSVDTPVCDLETRRFNAEATGLGPQVRILVVSMDLPFAQKRWCAAAGVDRVTTLSDHALASFGQAYGVLIKELRLLARAVFVLNTDRAVTYAQLVPEITSEPDYAAALDAARAALA; via the coding sequence ATGCCTGAGAAACACGGAGTGGTGACCTTTCAGGGCAACCCCCTGACCCTTTTGGGAGATCTTCCGGCGGTGGGGGCCAAGGCCCCGGAGTTCACCGTCCTGACCAACGACGTGTCCCCTGTGGGATTGGCCGATTTTACGGAAAAGGTCCTGGTCGTGGTGTCCGTGCCCTCCGTGGACACCCCGGTGTGCGACCTGGAGACCCGTCGCTTCAACGCCGAGGCCACGGGCCTTGGCCCCCAGGTGCGCATCCTGGTGGTCAGCATGGACCTGCCCTTTGCCCAGAAGCGCTGGTGCGCGGCCGCCGGGGTGGACCGGGTGACCACCCTGTCCGACCATGCCCTGGCCTCCTTCGGCCAGGCCTACGGGGTCCTGATCAAGGAGTTGCGGCTTCTGGCCCGGGCGGTCTTCGTCCTGAACACGGACCGCGCGGTGACCTACGCCCAACTGGTTCCCGAGATCACCTCCGAGCCGGACTACGCCGCCGCCCTTGACGCGGCCAGGGCCGCCCTGGCATGA
- a CDS encoding YajG family lipoprotein, which produces MTGRFLSRAVPALLCLAVLFCAGCGAYRANVACQAVVEKEDAGRGVQVVVNAADARPDPSVGQRDPGMKMLGSVVVDPGVAQTLERAVSRGLTDKGFAPSQASPAVVRTLAVALSRLTYTGTPRLGGLTAEARVALTVTADNNGEILEKTYDATTQWKLSGSNVEPDFDRLLGQTMSKAVSKMVGDYDLLNFLAKTVLRTRELG; this is translated from the coding sequence ATGACCGGCCGCTTCTTGTCCCGGGCCGTCCCGGCGCTTTTGTGTCTGGCGGTCCTTTTCTGCGCGGGCTGCGGGGCCTATCGGGCCAATGTGGCCTGCCAGGCCGTGGTGGAGAAGGAGGACGCCGGCCGGGGGGTCCAGGTCGTGGTGAACGCCGCCGACGCCCGGCCGGATCCGTCCGTGGGCCAGCGCGATCCGGGCATGAAGATGCTCGGGAGCGTGGTGGTGGACCCGGGCGTCGCCCAGACCCTGGAACGGGCCGTTTCCCGGGGGCTCACGGACAAGGGGTTCGCTCCCTCCCAGGCCTCGCCGGCCGTGGTCCGCACCCTGGCCGTGGCGCTTTCCCGGTTGACCTACACCGGCACCCCCAGGCTGGGCGGATTGACGGCCGAGGCCCGGGTCGCGCTAACGGTCACGGCGGACAACAACGGGGAAATCCTGGAAAAGACCTACGACGCCACGACCCAGTGGAAGCTTTCCGGCTCAAACGTGGAACCGGATTTCGACCGCCTTTTGGGGCAGACCATGTCCAAGGCCGTCTCCAAGATGGTCGGCGATTACGACCTGCTCAATTTTCTGGCCAAAACCGTGCTGCGGACCCGGGAACTGGGCTGA
- the ychF gene encoding redox-regulated ATPase YchF, producing the protein MSLSIGIVGLPNVGKSTLFNALTKAQNAQAANYPFCTIEPNTAVVPVPDTRLSALAELVNPKVVTPATVRFVDIAGLVKGASQGEGLGNRFLANIRETGVILHVVRAFAEDDVVHVHGGVDPVRDMDVIETELILADAQTMETRIDRLRKQAKPGGKDREAAEALACAERLLAHLMSGQPAASVPDADEPAMAAFLADARPITAKKVIYCANVDEAGIDGQGPAALAVAERAAARGAEFAVVCARMEEELAGMDEAERREFLSSYGVAESGLDQVIAKGYQTLGLISYFTAGPKEVRAWTVRRGSRAPQAAAEIHTDFEKGFIRAEIISFEEYVRHGSEAKCRAAGVMRLEGKDYEVRDGDVIHFLFNV; encoded by the coding sequence ATGTCGCTTTCCATAGGCATCGTCGGGCTGCCCAACGTGGGCAAGTCCACCCTGTTCAACGCCCTGACCAAGGCCCAGAACGCCCAGGCCGCCAACTATCCCTTCTGCACCATCGAGCCCAACACGGCCGTGGTGCCCGTGCCCGACACCCGCCTTTCGGCCCTGGCCGAACTGGTCAATCCCAAGGTGGTCACCCCGGCCACGGTGCGTTTCGTGGACATCGCCGGTCTGGTCAAGGGCGCAAGCCAGGGCGAGGGACTGGGCAACCGCTTTCTGGCCAACATCCGCGAAACCGGGGTGATCCTGCACGTGGTGCGGGCCTTTGCCGAGGACGACGTGGTCCACGTGCATGGCGGGGTGGACCCGGTGAGGGACATGGACGTCATCGAGACCGAGCTTATCCTGGCCGACGCCCAGACCATGGAGACGCGCATCGACCGGCTACGCAAACAGGCCAAGCCCGGGGGCAAGGACAGGGAGGCGGCCGAGGCCCTGGCCTGCGCCGAACGGCTCCTGGCCCACCTCATGTCCGGCCAGCCCGCCGCCTCGGTGCCGGATGCGGACGAACCGGCCATGGCCGCCTTTCTGGCCGACGCGAGGCCCATCACCGCCAAGAAGGTCATCTACTGCGCCAACGTGGACGAGGCGGGCATCGACGGCCAAGGCCCGGCGGCCCTGGCCGTGGCCGAACGCGCCGCCGCGCGGGGGGCGGAATTCGCCGTGGTCTGCGCCCGCATGGAGGAGGAACTGGCCGGGATGGACGAGGCCGAGAGGCGGGAGTTTCTGTCCTCCTACGGGGTGGCGGAAAGCGGCCTGGACCAGGTCATTGCCAAGGGCTACCAGACGCTGGGGCTTATCAGCTATTTCACGGCCGGACCCAAGGAGGTCCGGGCCTGGACCGTGCGCCGGGGGAGCCGCGCGCCCCAGGCCGCCGCCGAGATCCATACGGATTTCGAAAAGGGATTTATCCGGGCGGAGATCATCTCCTTCGAGGAATACGTCCGGCACGGCTCCGAGGCCAAATGCCGGGCGGCCGGGGTCATGCGCCTGGAGGGCAAGGACTACGAGGTGCGCGACGGCGACGTCATCCATTTCCTTTTTAATGTGTAG